The Cellulomonas fulva genome includes a window with the following:
- a CDS encoding heme o synthase yields MTKPRVIELLLVTTIPTMLLAEGGWPSLGLVLATLVGGALAAGSANVLNCYIDRDIDQVMNRTRRRPTATGEISPRAALTFGLVLGAVSLTWLWLVVNPVSSLLTAGAILIYVVGYTMILKRRTPQNIVWGGAAGCMPVLIGWSAVTGSVGWPAVLLFGVIFFWTPPHYWPLSMKFRNDYAAAGVPMLPVVAKDTKVAREMIGYTLAMIACSLLLVPAAGMTWVYAVVATALGAWFLWACITLLRRAEDPARGKLRAMSVFHASITYLTLLSVAISVDVFLPF; encoded by the coding sequence CTGACGAAGCCGCGCGTGATCGAGCTGCTCCTGGTCACGACGATCCCGACGATGCTGCTCGCCGAGGGCGGCTGGCCCAGCCTCGGGCTGGTGCTGGCGACGCTCGTCGGAGGCGCGCTCGCCGCGGGGTCCGCGAACGTCCTCAACTGCTACATCGACCGCGACATCGACCAGGTGATGAACCGGACGCGGCGCCGGCCGACGGCCACGGGGGAGATCAGCCCGCGGGCCGCGCTGACCTTCGGCCTCGTCCTCGGCGCCGTCAGCCTGACCTGGCTGTGGCTCGTGGTGAACCCCGTGTCCTCGCTGCTGACGGCCGGGGCGATCCTCATCTACGTCGTCGGCTACACGATGATCCTCAAGCGCCGCACGCCGCAGAACATCGTGTGGGGCGGCGCGGCAGGCTGCATGCCCGTGCTGATCGGGTGGTCGGCGGTCACCGGGAGCGTCGGCTGGCCGGCCGTCCTCCTGTTCGGCGTGATCTTCTTCTGGACGCCGCCGCACTACTGGCCGCTGTCGATGAAGTTCCGCAACGACTACGCCGCGGCGGGCGTGCCCATGCTGCCCGTGGTCGCCAAGGACACCAAGGTCGCGCGGGAGATGATCGGCTACACGCTCGCGATGATCGCGTGCTCGCTGCTGCTGGTCCCCGCCGCCGGCATGACGTGGGTGTACGCGGTGGTGGCGACGGCCCTCGGCGCCTGGTTCCTGTGGGCCTGCATCACGCTGCTGCGCCGCGCCGAGGACCCGGCCCGCGGCAAGCTGCGGGCGATGAGCGTCTTCCACGCCTCGATCACCTACCTGACGCTGCTGTCCGTCGCGATCTCCGTCGACGTCTTCCTGCCCTTCTGA
- a CDS encoding segregation and condensation protein A, whose amino-acid sequence MATPPEVAPPGDATTAPGPAGSAGFEVHLDNFSGPFDLLLGLIAKHKLDITEVALARVTDEFIGYIRAAEAAWDLNRASEFLVVAATLLDLKAARLLPSADVEDDEDLELLEARDLLFARLLQYRAYKQVAGDLAHRWATEGRRFPRTVTLEPQLAALLPELVWQIGPDQLAALAAKALAPRAPAPGVDISHLHAPPVSVREQAAVLVDRLRHHGAVSFRSLVADAGSTIVVVARFLAVLELFREGAVGFDQVTPLGELTVRWTGAAEGDVEVSDDFDQADGGAPAAAPAGAPAGAHRPDHSDRPDHPEEADR is encoded by the coding sequence GTGGCGACGCCGCCTGAGGTCGCGCCGCCCGGCGACGCGACCACGGCACCCGGTCCCGCAGGGAGCGCGGGCTTCGAGGTCCACCTCGACAACTTCTCGGGGCCGTTCGACCTGCTGCTGGGCCTGATCGCCAAGCACAAGCTCGACATCACGGAGGTCGCGCTCGCGCGCGTCACCGACGAGTTCATCGGCTACATCCGGGCCGCCGAGGCGGCGTGGGACCTCAACCGCGCGTCCGAGTTCCTCGTCGTCGCGGCGACCCTGCTGGACCTCAAGGCGGCGCGCCTGCTGCCCTCGGCCGACGTCGAGGACGACGAGGACCTCGAGCTGCTCGAGGCGCGCGACCTGCTGTTCGCGCGGCTGCTGCAATACCGCGCGTACAAGCAGGTCGCCGGCGACCTGGCGCACCGGTGGGCCACCGAGGGGCGACGCTTCCCGCGCACGGTGACGCTCGAGCCGCAGCTCGCCGCGCTGCTGCCGGAGCTTGTCTGGCAGATCGGACCCGACCAGCTCGCGGCACTCGCCGCCAAGGCGCTGGCACCCCGGGCCCCCGCTCCCGGCGTGGACATCAGCCACCTGCACGCGCCGCCCGTGTCGGTGCGCGAGCAGGCCGCCGTGCTCGTCGACCGCCTGCGGCACCACGGCGCGGTCTCGTTCCGATCGCTCGTCGCCGACGCGGGCTCGACGATCGTCGTGGTCGCGCGGTTCCTCGCGGTCCTCGAGCTGTTCCGCGAGGGCGCCGTCGGCTTCGACCAGGTGACGCCGCTCGGCGAGCTGACCGTGCGGTGGACCGGTGCGGCCGAGGGCGACGTCGAGGTCTCCGACGACTTCGACCAGGCCGACGGCGGGGCGCCCGCCGCCGCGCCGGCAGGCGCGCCGGCCGGTGCCCACCGTCCCGACCACTCCGACCGCCCCGACCACCCCGAGGAGGCGGACCGATGA
- a CDS encoding ParA family protein, with protein sequence MVSSETTQALDAVGRPLPDFPEPAALASHGPARVIAMCNQKGGVGKTTTTINLAAALAEYGRKVLIVDFDPQGAASVGLGVSPHELELTVYNLLMERNAQIADVVRPTATPGLDLLPANIDLSAAEVQLVGEVARESVLSRVLRPVLDDYDVVLIDCQPSLGLLTVNALTAAHGVLIPLECEFFALRGVALLIETIEKVRDRLNPRLQVDGILATMYDSRTLHAREVVARVSEAFGDVLLHTVIGRTVKFPDATVAAEPITTYAPSHAGAVAYRQLARELVARGDAA encoded by the coding sequence GTGGTGAGCAGCGAGACGACGCAGGCCCTGGACGCCGTGGGGCGCCCGCTCCCGGACTTCCCCGAGCCGGCCGCGCTCGCCTCGCACGGGCCCGCCCGGGTCATCGCGATGTGCAACCAGAAGGGTGGCGTCGGCAAGACGACGACCACGATCAACCTGGCCGCCGCGCTCGCGGAGTACGGGCGCAAGGTCCTCATCGTCGACTTCGACCCGCAGGGCGCCGCGTCGGTCGGCCTGGGCGTCAGCCCGCACGAGCTCGAACTGACCGTCTACAACCTGCTGATGGAGCGCAACGCGCAGATCGCGGACGTCGTGCGCCCGACGGCGACCCCCGGCCTGGACCTGCTGCCCGCCAACATCGACCTGTCCGCCGCGGAGGTGCAGCTCGTCGGCGAGGTCGCGCGCGAGTCGGTGCTCTCCCGCGTGCTGCGCCCGGTGCTCGACGACTACGACGTCGTCCTCATCGACTGCCAGCCGTCGCTCGGCCTGCTCACGGTGAACGCCCTGACCGCGGCGCACGGCGTGCTCATCCCGCTGGAGTGCGAGTTCTTCGCGCTGCGCGGGGTCGCCCTGCTCATCGAGACGATCGAGAAGGTCCGCGACCGGCTCAACCCGCGCCTGCAGGTCGACGGGATCCTGGCCACGATGTACGACTCGCGCACGCTGCACGCGCGCGAGGTCGTCGCGCGCGTGAGCGAGGCGTTCGGCGACGTGCTGCTGCACACCGTGATCGGACGGACGGTGAAGTTCCCCGACGCGACGGTGGCCGCCGAGCCGATCACCACGTACGCGCCCTCCCACGCCGGCGCGGTGGCGTACCGCCAGCTCGCGCGCGAGCTCGTCGCCCGTGGCGACGCCGCCTGA
- a CDS encoding prephenate dehydrogenase yields the protein MTAATRGPVLVVGAGLLGASVGLRLRALGVDVRLQDPSRTAVALARDVGAGRPCAPDDDEPALVVVAAPPDVTAQVVRDELDRHPAAVVTDVASVKGHVLAELRASGAALDRYVGSHPMAGRERSGPSAAVPDLFLGRPWVIAAAAESSPEAALVVRELAVDLGAVPLTMDADEHDAAVAAVSHVPQVVSSLVAARLTDVEGDALGLAGQGLRDVTRIAASDPELWTSILAANSAAVLPVLVALRADLDDVIAALAEADVADGPETVGPGALVTIARAIARGNDGVARIPGKHGGAQRAYDEVAVLVPDEPGALARLLTDVGDADVNLEDLRLEHAAGRPVGMAVISVLPAAVAHLEAELTARGWRLVV from the coding sequence GTGACGGCCGCTACCCGCGGTCCCGTCCTGGTGGTCGGGGCCGGCCTCCTGGGCGCCTCGGTAGGCCTGCGGCTGCGCGCCCTGGGCGTCGACGTGCGCCTGCAGGACCCGTCGCGCACCGCGGTCGCGCTGGCGCGAGACGTGGGCGCGGGCCGCCCGTGCGCACCGGACGACGACGAGCCCGCGCTCGTCGTCGTCGCGGCGCCGCCCGACGTCACGGCGCAGGTGGTGCGCGACGAGCTCGACCGCCACCCCGCGGCCGTCGTCACCGACGTCGCCAGCGTGAAGGGTCACGTGCTCGCCGAGCTCCGCGCGTCCGGCGCGGCGCTCGACCGCTACGTCGGCTCCCACCCGATGGCGGGGCGGGAGCGCTCCGGGCCGTCGGCGGCGGTGCCGGACCTCTTCCTCGGCCGCCCGTGGGTGATCGCGGCCGCGGCGGAGTCCTCGCCCGAGGCGGCGCTCGTCGTGCGCGAGCTCGCCGTGGACCTGGGCGCGGTGCCGCTGACCATGGACGCCGACGAGCACGACGCCGCCGTCGCGGCCGTCTCGCACGTCCCGCAGGTGGTGTCCTCGCTCGTCGCCGCCCGGCTCACCGACGTGGAGGGCGACGCGCTCGGCCTCGCGGGGCAGGGGCTGCGCGACGTCACGCGGATCGCCGCCTCGGACCCCGAGCTGTGGACGTCGATCCTGGCGGCGAACTCGGCCGCGGTCCTGCCGGTGCTCGTCGCGCTGCGCGCGGACCTGGACGACGTGATCGCCGCCCTGGCGGAGGCGGACGTCGCGGACGGCCCCGAGACGGTCGGACCCGGCGCGCTCGTGACCATCGCGCGGGCGATCGCGCGCGGGAACGACGGCGTCGCCCGGATCCCCGGCAAGCACGGCGGTGCCCAGCGCGCCTACGACGAGGTCGCGGTGCTGGTCCCGGACGAGCCCGGCGCCCTCGCGCGGCTGCTCACCGACGTCGGCGACGCCGACGTCAACCTCGAGGACCTGCGCCTCGAGCACGCCGCCGGCCGCCCGGTCGGCATGGCGGTGATCTCGGTGCTCCCCGCGGCGGTGGCGCACCTCGAGGCGGAGCTGACGGCCCGCGGATGGAGGCTGGTCGTGTGA
- a CDS encoding lysophospholipid acyltransferase family protein — translation MSRDALPSIWGPRWSRWVGRFLARVVWDTRVVGRHHVPSEGPVLLAANHTGVVDGPLLLGVAPRGAHILVKEEMFVGPVGWVLRRAGQIPVDRDGGRTALSTALGVLRRGGVVGVFPEGSRGRGDASDARAGITWLALNGKAPVVPVAVLGTRRTGEGVNHLPGLRRRLVIAFGEPVLLERPPGVSGREATAAANVRLRDALALHVAATVTATGVGLPTDAPLEGRAAAS, via the coding sequence ATGAGCCGCGACGCGCTGCCGTCGATCTGGGGCCCGCGCTGGTCCCGGTGGGTCGGGCGGTTCCTCGCCCGCGTGGTGTGGGACACGCGAGTGGTCGGACGGCACCACGTGCCGAGCGAGGGGCCGGTGCTCCTGGCCGCCAACCACACGGGCGTGGTCGACGGGCCGCTGCTGCTGGGCGTCGCCCCGCGCGGCGCGCACATCCTCGTCAAGGAGGAGATGTTCGTCGGCCCGGTGGGCTGGGTGCTGCGGCGGGCCGGTCAGATCCCGGTGGACCGCGACGGGGGCCGCACGGCGCTGTCCACCGCGCTGGGCGTGCTGCGCCGCGGGGGAGTCGTGGGCGTGTTCCCCGAGGGGAGCCGCGGCCGCGGCGACGCGAGCGACGCGCGCGCCGGCATCACCTGGCTCGCGCTCAACGGCAAGGCGCCCGTCGTGCCCGTCGCCGTGCTCGGCACGCGTCGCACGGGGGAGGGCGTGAACCACCTGCCCGGGCTGCGGCGACGCCTCGTGATCGCGTTCGGCGAGCCCGTGCTGCTGGAGCGGCCGCCCGGCGTCTCGGGCCGCGAGGCGACGGCCGCGGCGAACGTCCGGCTGCGTGACGCCCTGGCGCTGCACGTCGCGGCGACGGTGACCGCGACGGGCGTCGGGCTCCCCACCGACGCACCGCTCGAGGGGCGCGCGGCCGCTTCCTGA
- the tkt gene encoding transketolase, which translates to MNAKAPLAQTVGWSDLDLQAVDTVRVLAADAVEKVGNGHPGTAISLAPAAYLLYQNVLRHDPTDPHWLGRDRFVLSAGHSCLTQYIQLYLGGFGLEIEDLQALRTWGSKTPGHPEYKHTAGVEITTGPLGQGLASAVGFAMAQRRERALLDPDAAPGTSPFDHYTYVIASDGDLQEGVTSEASSIAGTQELGNLVVLWDDNHISIEGDTEIAFTEDVLARYEAYGWHVQFVDWTAGGEYREDVDALAAAIEAAKAVTDKPSFIGIRTLIAWPTPGKTDDHSSHGSKLGTDSIRGLKELLGFDPDQTFEVAPEVLAHTRSLADRAATARAAWQESFDAWAAANPERKELLDRLVAHELPAGWEDALPVFPAGKAVATRAASGEVLSAIADELPELWGGSADLAGSNNTTMKGQPSFIPAKRSTHEFAGDEGGRTLHFGIREHGMGAILSGITLHGLTRAYGGTFLQFADYMRGSVRLASLMGAPTIYVWTHDSIGLGEDGPTHQPVEHLTALRAIPGLSVVRPADANETAQAWKATLEHRDGPVGLILTRQNVPTFPRGEDGFAGAEGVAKGAYVLVDASNGDPEVVLIGTGSEVQLAVQARETLEAAGVPTRVVSAPCLEWFAEQDAEYRESVLPSGVRARVSVEAGIALSWHKIVGDAGRTVSLEHFGASADYETLYREFGITADAVVAAARESLAAANASAAPSAAAAAPTATGTGDQQG; encoded by the coding sequence GTGAACGCGAAGGCTCCCCTGGCGCAGACGGTCGGCTGGTCCGATCTCGACCTGCAGGCGGTCGACACCGTCCGCGTGCTCGCGGCGGACGCCGTCGAGAAGGTCGGCAACGGTCACCCGGGGACGGCGATCAGCCTCGCCCCCGCTGCGTACCTGCTCTACCAGAACGTGCTGCGGCACGACCCGACGGACCCGCACTGGCTCGGCCGCGACCGGTTCGTCCTCTCGGCCGGGCACTCGTGCCTGACGCAGTACATCCAGCTCTACCTCGGCGGCTTCGGGCTCGAGATCGAGGACCTGCAGGCGCTGCGGACCTGGGGCTCCAAGACCCCGGGCCACCCCGAGTACAAGCACACGGCCGGCGTGGAGATCACCACCGGACCGCTCGGCCAGGGCCTCGCCTCGGCCGTCGGGTTCGCGATGGCGCAGCGTCGCGAGCGCGCGCTGCTCGACCCCGACGCGGCGCCGGGCACGAGCCCGTTCGACCACTACACGTACGTCATCGCCTCCGACGGCGACCTCCAGGAGGGCGTGACGAGCGAGGCGTCGTCCATCGCGGGCACGCAGGAGCTCGGCAACCTCGTCGTGCTGTGGGACGACAACCACATCTCGATCGAGGGCGACACCGAGATCGCGTTCACCGAGGACGTGCTCGCGCGCTACGAGGCGTACGGCTGGCACGTCCAGTTCGTCGACTGGACCGCGGGCGGCGAGTACCGCGAGGACGTCGACGCCCTGGCGGCGGCGATCGAGGCGGCCAAGGCCGTGACCGACAAGCCGTCGTTCATCGGGATCCGCACGCTGATCGCGTGGCCGACCCCGGGCAAGACCGACGACCACTCGTCGCACGGCTCGAAGCTCGGCACCGACTCGATCCGCGGCCTCAAGGAGCTGCTCGGCTTCGACCCCGACCAGACGTTCGAGGTCGCCCCGGAGGTGCTCGCGCACACGCGCTCGCTCGCCGACCGCGCCGCGACCGCGCGCGCCGCCTGGCAGGAGTCGTTCGACGCCTGGGCCGCCGCGAACCCGGAGCGCAAGGAGCTGCTCGACCGGCTCGTCGCGCACGAGCTCCCGGCCGGCTGGGAGGACGCGCTGCCGGTGTTCCCCGCCGGCAAGGCCGTCGCCACGCGCGCCGCGTCGGGCGAGGTGCTCTCGGCGATCGCCGACGAGCTCCCCGAGCTGTGGGGCGGCTCGGCCGACCTCGCGGGGTCGAACAACACGACGATGAAGGGCCAGCCGTCCTTCATCCCGGCCAAGCGCTCGACGCACGAGTTCGCGGGCGACGAGGGCGGCCGCACGCTGCACTTCGGCATCCGCGAGCACGGCATGGGCGCGATCCTGTCCGGGATCACGCTGCACGGTCTGACCCGTGCGTACGGCGGCACGTTCCTGCAGTTCGCCGACTACATGCGCGGCTCGGTCCGGCTCGCCTCGCTCATGGGAGCGCCGACGATCTACGTCTGGACGCACGACTCCATCGGCCTCGGCGAGGACGGACCCACCCACCAGCCGGTCGAGCACCTGACCGCGCTGCGGGCGATCCCCGGCCTGTCCGTGGTCCGTCCGGCCGACGCGAACGAGACCGCGCAGGCGTGGAAGGCCACGCTCGAGCACCGCGACGGACCGGTCGGCCTGATCCTCACGCGGCAGAACGTCCCGACGTTCCCGCGCGGCGAGGACGGGTTCGCGGGCGCCGAGGGCGTCGCCAAGGGCGCCTACGTGCTCGTCGACGCCAGCAACGGCGACCCCGAGGTCGTGCTGATCGGCACGGGCTCCGAGGTGCAGCTCGCGGTCCAGGCGCGAGAGACGCTCGAGGCCGCGGGCGTGCCGACGCGCGTCGTCTCGGCGCCGTGCCTCGAGTGGTTCGCCGAGCAGGACGCGGAGTACCGCGAGTCGGTGCTGCCGTCCGGCGTGCGCGCGCGGGTCTCGGTCGAGGCCGGCATCGCGCTCTCGTGGCACAAGATCGTCGGCGACGCCGGTCGCACGGTGTCGCTCGAGCACTTCGGCGCCTCGGCGGACTACGAGACGCTCTACCGCGAGTTCGGGATCACGGCCGACGCCGTGGTCGCCGCTGCGCGCGAGTCCCTCGCCGCCGCGAACGCGTCGGCCGCCCCGAGCGCCGCGGCCGCGGCCCCGACGGCGACCGGCACGGGCGACCAGCAGGGCTGA
- a CDS encoding pseudouridine synthase: MSPQQRRGDGRDSNARDSNRSSSNRGSSNRSSSRSDSSRSDSSRGDRGSSGGSGAGGSATGGRKPHRGQAGKPAGTGRPGAGGGKAGGKGGGKTGGKPRGAGAGSRGGAPARATSRPRADVVPVDVHDPDGIRLQKVLATAGMGSRRACEDLIASGRVEVDGQVVLELGVRVDPKKAVVLVDGMRVQLDTSHVTIALNKPKGVVSTMHDPEGRPSVAQFVKDRSERLFHVGRLDADTEGLLLLTSDGELANHLSHPSHAVAKTYLAEVQGKVTPGLAARLQKGIELDDGPVKPDSVTIVQALSHASLVEIVIHEGRNRIVRRMFAAVDHPVTKLVRTRIGPIRLGDLKQGRTRVLSQVEIGSLMTQAGM; encoded by the coding sequence ATGAGCCCGCAGCAGCGCCGAGGCGACGGCCGTGACAGCAACGCCCGCGACAGCAACCGCAGCAGCAGCAACCGCGGCAGCAGCAACCGGAGCAGCAGCCGCAGTGACAGCAGCCGCAGTGACAGCAGCCGTGGCGACCGAGGCAGCTCCGGCGGCAGCGGCGCCGGCGGCAGCGCCACCGGCGGCCGCAAGCCGCACCGCGGCCAGGCCGGCAAGCCGGCGGGCACCGGCCGGCCCGGTGCCGGCGGTGGCAAGGCCGGTGGCAAGGGCGGTGGCAAGACCGGTGGCAAGCCGCGCGGGGCGGGCGCCGGTTCCCGCGGGGGCGCTCCCGCGCGCGCCACGTCGCGGCCGCGGGCGGACGTCGTCCCCGTCGACGTGCACGACCCGGACGGCATCCGCCTGCAGAAGGTGCTGGCCACGGCGGGCATGGGGTCGCGGCGCGCGTGCGAGGACCTGATCGCGTCGGGCCGCGTCGAGGTCGACGGCCAGGTCGTCCTCGAGCTCGGCGTGCGGGTCGACCCCAAGAAGGCCGTGGTCCTGGTGGACGGCATGCGCGTCCAGCTCGACACCAGCCACGTCACCATCGCGCTCAACAAGCCCAAGGGCGTCGTCTCGACGATGCACGACCCGGAGGGCCGCCCGTCGGTCGCCCAGTTCGTCAAGGACCGCAGCGAGCGGCTGTTCCACGTCGGCCGGCTCGACGCGGACACCGAGGGCCTGCTGCTGCTGACGAGCGACGGCGAGCTGGCGAACCACCTGTCCCACCCGTCGCACGCGGTCGCCAAGACCTACCTGGCCGAGGTGCAGGGCAAGGTCACGCCCGGTCTCGCGGCACGCCTGCAGAAGGGCATCGAGCTCGACGACGGCCCGGTGAAGCCCGACAGCGTCACGATCGTCCAGGCGCTCTCGCACGCGAGCCTCGTCGAGATCGTGATCCACGAGGGCCGCAACCGGATCGTGCGACGCATGTTCGCCGCGGTCGACCACCCGGTCACGAAGCTGGTGCGCACGCGCATCGGCCCGATCCGGCTGGGCGACCTCAAGCAGGGCCGCACGCGCGTGCTGTCCCAGGTCGAGATCGGCTCCCTGATGACGCAGGCGGGCATGTGA
- the scpB gene encoding SMC-Scp complex subunit ScpB has translation MTDAAPQPPADSPEELAFDVEDLPGGALAALEAVLMVADEPVPAVRLAAVLALPTDRVEELLEQLAAEYRGEGEGRARGFELRRAGEGWRIYSAPAYADVVGRFVLDGQTARLTQAALETLAVIAYRQPVTRGQVSGVRGVNVDGVVRTLTARGLITEVGTEPTSGALLYGTTGYFLERMGLSTLDELPPLAPYLPEIDALDGVDEPGRPIGGHV, from the coding sequence ATGACCGACGCCGCACCCCAGCCGCCCGCCGACTCCCCGGAGGAGCTCGCGTTCGACGTCGAGGACCTCCCCGGCGGCGCGCTCGCGGCGCTCGAGGCCGTCCTCATGGTCGCGGACGAGCCCGTCCCCGCCGTCCGGCTGGCGGCGGTGCTGGCCCTGCCGACCGACCGCGTGGAGGAGCTGCTCGAGCAGCTGGCCGCCGAGTACCGCGGCGAGGGCGAGGGCCGGGCGCGCGGCTTCGAGCTGCGGCGCGCGGGCGAGGGGTGGCGGATCTACTCCGCGCCCGCCTACGCGGACGTCGTCGGGAGGTTCGTGCTCGACGGCCAGACCGCGCGGCTGACCCAGGCCGCGCTCGAGACGCTCGCGGTCATCGCGTACCGCCAGCCGGTCACCCGCGGGCAGGTGTCCGGGGTGCGCGGCGTGAACGTCGACGGGGTGGTGCGCACGCTGACGGCCCGCGGCCTGATCACCGAGGTGGGCACCGAGCCGACGAGTGGTGCGCTCCTGTACGGGACCACGGGATACTTCTTGGAGCGGATGGGCCTGTCCACCCTGGACGAGCTGCCCCCGCTCGCTCCCTACCTGCCGGAGATCGACGCGCTGGACGGCGTCGACGAGCCCGGCCGTCCGATCGGAGGACACGTATGA
- a CDS encoding site-specific tyrosine recombinase XerD — MEAYLAHLTVERGLSVNTLAAYRRDLGRYVAFLDARGRAAPGDVAEADVEDYLLAVRTGADGRSPLSPASAARAVVAVRGWHRFWVRDGVTDDDAARAVRPPAQPRRLPKAIPVEQVEQLLDAAGLGEGPVPLRDRALLELLYATGARISEAVGLDVDDLDASPGRASVRLRGKGGKERVVPLGSFALDAVEAYLVRGRPALAAGGRGTPALFLNTRGARLSRQSAWAALRTAAGRAGLGDAAHLSPHTLRHSFATHLLAGGADVRVVQELLGHASVTTTQVYTLVTVDSLREVYQLSHPRAR, encoded by the coding sequence CTGGAGGCGTACCTCGCGCACCTGACCGTCGAGCGCGGCCTGTCGGTGAACACGCTCGCGGCCTACCGGCGGGACCTCGGTCGCTACGTCGCGTTCCTCGACGCCCGGGGCCGCGCCGCGCCCGGCGACGTCGCGGAGGCGGACGTCGAGGACTACCTGCTCGCCGTCCGCACGGGTGCCGACGGGCGCAGCCCGCTGTCGCCGGCGTCGGCGGCGCGCGCGGTGGTCGCGGTCCGCGGCTGGCACCGGTTCTGGGTGCGCGACGGGGTGACGGACGACGACGCCGCGCGCGCGGTCCGGCCGCCCGCGCAGCCCCGCCGGCTCCCCAAGGCCATCCCCGTCGAGCAGGTCGAGCAGCTCCTCGACGCGGCCGGCCTCGGCGAGGGCCCGGTGCCCCTGCGCGACCGCGCGCTCCTCGAGCTCCTCTACGCCACCGGGGCGCGCATCTCCGAGGCCGTCGGCCTGGACGTGGACGACCTGGACGCGAGCCCGGGGCGCGCGTCGGTGCGGCTGCGCGGCAAGGGCGGCAAGGAGCGGGTGGTCCCGCTCGGGTCCTTCGCGCTGGACGCCGTCGAGGCCTACCTCGTGCGGGGACGGCCCGCGCTCGCGGCGGGCGGCCGGGGCACGCCGGCGCTCTTCCTCAACACGCGCGGTGCCCGGCTCTCCCGGCAGAGCGCGTGGGCGGCGCTGCGCACGGCCGCCGGGCGGGCGGGCCTGGGGGACGCGGCCCACCTGTCGCCGCACACCCTGCGGCACTCCTTCGCGACGCACCTGCTCGCGGGCGGGGCGGACGTGCGCGTGGTGCAGGAGCTGCTGGGGCACGCGTCCGTCACGACGACGCAGGTGTACACGCTGGTCACCGTCGACTCGCTGCGCGAGGTCTACCAGCTCAGCCACCCCCGCGCCCGCTGA
- the cmk gene encoding (d)CMP kinase translates to MEAGRVSTVVVAIDGPSGSGKSSVAREVARRLDLAYLDTGAMYRAATWWCLHSGVPLEDQPAVARAVRELPLDQGVDPDAPHVVVAGTDVGEAIRATAISAAVSAVATNLDVRDELRRRQRTAIAAQRDPGAFSGGRGIVAEGRDITTVVAPDADVRILLTASEEARLARRARDVHGSDDEAAVAATRDQVLRRDADDSTVVQFQVAADGVVTVDSSDLDLEQTVQAVLAVVTQVTGR, encoded by the coding sequence ATGGAGGCTGGTCGTGTGAGCACGGTCGTCGTCGCGATCGACGGGCCGTCCGGCTCGGGGAAGTCGAGCGTCGCGCGCGAGGTCGCGCGCCGCCTCGACCTGGCGTACCTGGACACGGGGGCGATGTACCGCGCCGCGACGTGGTGGTGCCTGCACTCCGGGGTGCCGCTCGAGGACCAGCCCGCGGTGGCGCGCGCGGTGCGCGAGCTCCCGCTCGACCAGGGCGTGGACCCGGATGCGCCGCACGTCGTGGTCGCCGGCACGGACGTCGGGGAGGCAATCCGCGCGACGGCGATCTCGGCCGCGGTGAGCGCGGTGGCGACCAACCTCGACGTCCGCGACGAGCTCCGGCGGCGGCAGCGGACCGCGATCGCCGCGCAGCGCGACCCGGGAGCGTTCTCCGGCGGTCGCGGGATCGTGGCCGAGGGGCGCGACATCACGACCGTGGTCGCGCCCGACGCGGACGTGCGGATCCTGCTGACGGCCTCGGAGGAGGCGCGCCTCGCGCGGCGGGCGCGCGACGTGCACGGCTCCGACGACGAGGCGGCGGTCGCCGCGACCCGCGACCAGGTGCTGCGCCGGGACGCCGACGACTCGACGGTGGTGCAGTTCCAGGTGGCGGCTGACGGCGTCGTCACCGTGGACTCCTCGGACCTCGACCTCGAGCAGACGGTGCAGGCGGTGCTCGCTGTCGTCACGCAGGTGACCGGTCGGTGA